A window of the Tenebrio molitor chromosome 1, icTenMoli1.1, whole genome shotgun sequence genome harbors these coding sequences:
- the LOC138135451 gene encoding uncharacterized protein isoform X2 yields MTQYYLGKINLLQACNITGKYAVSCLIDGLSDRTLRNGAKAGRYETPEELYTEYLSTLVAEVADNETKVADRRGKGFDRRRLGTKMSTSTNKRNDSDSTEKRILRCYNCHEPRHVAGKCPKPRVECGNCKLLGHEAGKCRRHKTSAPSVRQLCPSDTQDCYFVGCAINGKPLKGYIDTGCSIVTLRKTTAIELQLELQLIRGYAGGVTPALGEAEVTLTVDLITAKVTASIVEDRVRSVPVIIGQTILNRAGVTMVLRDNQIRLFDKHLAVLPGLGDLPSREVALRSKEDVVIPSHTIGFIEVYSPETYDGDVYVEATTRQQPNHEYSIPGCITSTGGVISVRNAADSNLIFRRGQLLVRGLPSMLCCNSTRTWANGAWPSC; encoded by the coding sequence ATGACGCAATATTATCTtgggaaaattaatttattacaggCCTGCAACATCACAGGCAAATACGCAGTTTCTTGTCTCATTGACGGATTAAGTGATCGCACGCTCCGAAACGGGGCTAAAGCGGGACGTTATGAAACCCCTGAAGAGTTGTACACTGAATATCTTTCCACATTAGTCGCGGAAGTCGCAGATAACGAAACGAAAGTTGCCGATAGGCGAGGCAAAGGTTTTGATCGTAGGAGGTTGGGAACCAAAATGAGCACCAGTACGAATAAACGGAATGATAGCGATTCAACAGAGAAAAGAATACTCCGGTGTTATAATTGCCACGAACCCAGACACGTTGCGGGTAAATGTCCCAAACCACGAGTCGAGTGTGGCAACTGCAAATTACTAGGTCACGAAGCTGGCAAATGTAGACGACACAAGACGTCAGCTCCTAGTGTAAGGCAGCTGTGTCCCAGCGACACTCAGGATTGCTATTTTGTTGGGTGTGCAATAAATGGCAAACCCCTGAAAGGGTACATTGACACAGGTTGTAGTATTGTAACGCTTCGTAAGACAACCGCTATAGAACTACAGCTTGAGCTACAGCTTATCAGAGGTTATGCAGGAGGAGTTACACCCGCGTTGGGGGAAGCAGAAGTGACATTAACGGTGGACCTCATCACGGCCAAAGTGACAGCAAGTATTGTCGAAGATCGCGTGCGAAGTGTGCCGGTTATTATCGggcaaacaattttaaatcgtGCCGGTGTAACCATGGTGTTGCGCGATAATCAAATCAGACTCTTCGACAAACATTTGGCTGTCTTACCAGGGTTAGGCGACCTACCCTCGCGAGAAGTTGCCTTGAGGTCAAAGGAGGACGTAGTAATTCCCTCACATACGATTGGATTCATCGAGGTCTACAGCCCGGAGACCTACGATGGTGACGTCTACGTGGAAGCCACTACGAGGCAACAGCCGAACCACGAGTACAGCATCCCAGGCTGCATTACGTCCACAGGAGGAGTGATCTCGGTCCGCAATGCAGCAGATAGCAACTTGATATTCAGACGAGGGCAATTGTTGGTTCGAGGACTTCCAT
- the LOC138135475 gene encoding odorant receptor Or1-like: protein MDKYDWKANIKMNILMLQVCGLWPKGDETYKPGIYALQATILLTVFLMGHMFCQVVKIYFIRDNLEAITGSFYVLLVEMLVVFKVYYLIKNMEMFKQLLKILDTDLFQPKTAQQRALIDTNIFYWRAIYKTFLTMSYCYNLFCVLFPLLDKTAEEKRLPFLAWYPYNTQISPFYQITYIHQIASVVFITTVHVNIDTLVAAINAFNGSQFDILCDNLRNLHNLTGSEDINDKLINCIEHHKQTLSYTEKCNNFLNWILLVQFFVSGTAIGISMFQLTLLVPLSSEFFSLLSYGVAITVQIFMYCWFGNEVEIKSGNIPYAVFECEWTDFPEDVKKKLLFFTMRAQKTVKLSALNLFYLSLDTFMKIMKTSWSYFALLQQVSGQE, encoded by the exons ATGGACAAATACGACTGGAAGGCCAACATTAAGATGAACATCTTGATGCTGCAAGTTTGTGGATTGTGGCCAAAGGGCGACGAAACTTACAAACCTGGAATTTACGCCCTCCAGGCGACCATCCTACTCACTGTATTCCTGATGGGTCACATGTTCTGTCAAGTGGTCAAGATCTACTTTATCCGTGACAACCTAGAGGCCATTACTGGAAGCTTCTACGTCCTCTTGGTCGAAATGCTGGTGGTATTCAAGGTGTACTATTTAATCAAGAACATGGAAATGTTCAAGCAACTTTTGAAAATCTTGGACACCGATTTGTTCCAACCGAAAACAGCCCAACAGAGAGCTCTAATAGACACGAACATATTCTATTGGAGAGCGATCTACAAGACGTTTTTGACCATGTCTTACTGTTACAACTTGTTTTGTGTTCTGTTTCCTCTTTTGGACAAGACTGCTGAAGAGAAGCGTCTCCCGTTCTTGGCTTGGTACCCTTACAATACCCAAATATCTCCATTTTACCAAATCACTTACATACACCAGATAGCGAGTGTTGTATTTATTACCACGGTTCATGTCAACATAGATACTTTAGTGGCTGCAATAAACGCGTTTAATGGCAGCCAATTTGATATTCTCTGCGACAATTTAAGAAATCTTCACAATTTGACTGGTTCCGAAGACATAAATGACAAACTGATCAACTGTATTGAGCATCATAAGCAAACTTTGAG TTATACCGAAAAatgcaacaattttttgaattggaTTTTGTTGGTCCAGTTTTTTGTGAGCGGAACTGCTATTGGCATTTCAATGTTTCAGTTGACCTTG CTAGTTCCTCTTTCCAGCGAATTCTTCTCACTCTTATCTTATGGAGTTGCGATAACTGTGCAGATATTTATGTATTGTTGGTTCGGAAATGAAGTGGAGATTAAG AGTGGCAATATTCCTTACGCCGTGTTTGAATGCGAATGGACAGATTTTCCCGAAGATGTCAAGAAGAAGTTGTTGTTTTTCACGATGAGAGCACAAAAAACAGTCAAATTGTCTGcactgaatttattttatctgtcGCTGGACACTTTTATGAAG atTATGAAGACTTCCTGGTCCTACTTTGCTCTTCTACAACAAGTTAGTGGCCaggaataa
- the LOC138131832 gene encoding uncharacterized protein — protein MDKYDWKANIKMNILMLQVCGLWPKGDETYKPGIYALQATILLTVFLMGHIFCQVVNIYFIRDNLEAITGSIYVLLIEMLVVFKVYYLIKNMEMLKQLLKVLETDLFQPKTAQQRTLIDTNIFYWRAIYKTFLTMSYCYNLFCVLFPLLDKTAEEKRLPFLAWYPYNTQISPLYQITYVYQIASVVFITTVHVNIDTLVAAINAFNGSQFDILCDNLRNLHNLIGPGDINDKLINCIEHHKQTLSYTEKCNNFLNWILLVQFFVSGTAIGISMFQLTLLVPLSSEFFSFLSYALAITVQIFMYCWFGNEVECKSGNIPYAVFECEWTDFPEDLKKKLLFFTMRAQKPVKLSALNLFYLSLDTFMRVMKTSWSYFALLHQVSSRSERFSSHFPEPKEMEKYDWEANIRMNIFLLRMMGFWPKGDTYKLDLYTIYSSILVTLFILGHIFFQVVNVYFIRNNLEALAATSYILLVELLGAFKAYYLIKNMNVLKEIVALLGNELFQPRSSQQRVLIEPGIHFWKTIYKIFLAMCCGSNAFWAVFPFLDRSSPEERRLPFLGWYPYDAKASPFYEFTYVYQIVGISYMTLIHVNVDTLIAAFNVYTGSQLDMLCDSLRNLVGEEDGLDADSKLRQCVEHHKQILWYQERTNGFFNWILFLQFFISGVSIGITMFQLTLVAPLSSEFYSLLSYGVAIILQIFMYCWFGNEVQVKSINVPYAVFQSDWTGLPQETKKKLIFFTMNLMKPVKLSALNLFYLSLETFMRILKTAWSYFTLLNQVNSQT, from the exons ATGGACAAATACGACTGGAAGGCCAACATCAAGATGAACATCTTGATGCTGCAAGTTTGTGGATTGTGGCCAAAGGGCGACGAAACTTACAAACCTGGAATTTACGCCCTCCAGGCCACCATCCTACTCACTGTATTCCTGATGGGTCACATCTTCTGTCAAGTGGTCAACATCTACTTTATCCGTGACAACCTAGAGGCCATTACTGGAAGCATCTACGTCCTCCTGATCGAAATGCTGGTGGTATTCAAGGTGTACTATTTAATCAAGAACATGGAGATGTTGAAGCAACTGTTGAAAGTCTTGGAGACCGATTTGTTCCAACCGAAAACAGCCCAACAGAGAACTCTAATAGACACGAACATATTCTATTGGAGAGCGATCTACAAGACGTTTTTGACCATGTCTTACTGTTACAACTTGTTTTGTGTTCTGTTTCCTCTTTTGGACAAGACCGCTGAAGAGAAGCGTCTCCCGTTCTTGGCTTGGTACCCTTACAACACCCAAATATCTCCCCTTTACCAAATCACTTACGTATACCAGATTGCGAGTGTTGTATTTATTACCACGGTTCATGTCAACATAGATACTTTAGTGGCTGCAATCAACGCCTTTAATGGCAGCCAATTTGATATTCTCTGCGACAATTTAAGAAATCTTcacaatttgattggtccggGTGACATAAATGACAAACTGATCAACTGTATTGAGCATCACAAGCAAACTTTGAG TTATACCGAAAAatgcaacaattttttgaattggaTTTTGTTGGTCCAGTTTTTTGTGAGCGGAACTGCTATTGGCATTTCAATGTTTCAGTTGACCTTG CTAGTTCCTCTTTCCAGCGAATTCTTCTCATTCTTGTCTTATGCGCTTGCGATTACCGTGCAGATATTTATGTATTGTTGGTTCGGAAACGAAGTGGAGTGTAAG AGTGGCAATATTCCTTACGCCGTGTTTGAATGCGAATGGACCGATTTTCCTGAAGATCTGAAGAAGAAGTTGTTGTTTTTCACGATGAGAGCACAAAAACCAGTCAAACTATCTGcactgaatttattttatctttcgCTGGACACTTTTATGAGG gTTATGAAGACTTCGTGGTCTTACTTTGCTCTTCTACATCAAGTTAGTTCCcgga GTGAGCGATTTTCATCACATTTCCCCGAGCCCaaagaaatggaaaaataCGACTGGGAAGCCAACATCAGAATGAACATCTTCCTCCTAAGAATGATGGGTTTCTGGCCTAAAGGCGACACCTACAAACTGGACCTCTACACAATCTACTCCTCGATCCTCGTCACGCTGTTCATCCTGGGCCACATATTTTTCCAAGTAGTGAACGTCTACTTCATCCGAAACAACCTGGAGGCTCTCGCGGCCACCTCCTACATCCTGCTGGTTGAGCTTTTGGGCGCTTTCAAAGCCTACTACCTCATCAAGAACATGAACGTGCTCAAGGAAATTGTCGCCCTCTTGGGCAACGAACTGTTCCAGCCGCGAAGCTCCCAGCAGAGGGTTTTGATAGAGCCGGGTATTCACTTTTGGAAAACCATCTACAAGATATTCCTGGCGATGTGTTGCGGTTCAAACGCTTTTTGGGCGGTTTTTCCGTTTCTGGACAGGTCGTCTCCCGAAGAGAGGCGGCTTCCGTTCTTGGGGTGGTATCCGTACGACGCCAAAGCCTCGCCGTTTTACGAATTCACGTACGTTTACCAAATCGTGGGCATCAGCTACATGACTCTGATCCACGTCAACGTCGACACGTTGATTGCTGCCTTCAATGTTTACACTGGAAGTCAGTTGGACATGTTGTGTGACAGTTTGAGGAATCTCGTCGGTGAAGAGGATGGACTAGATGCTGACTCCAAGCTGAGACAATGTGTGGAGCATCACAAACAGATTTTGTGGTATCAGGAGAG AACCAATGGATTTTTTAACTGGATATTGTTCTTGCAGTTTTTCATCAGTGGTGTTTCTATTGGAATAACAATGTTTCAGCTGACGTTG GTGGCACCCCTTTCCAGCGAATTTTATTCGCTGCTTTCTTACGGAGTCGCAATAATCTTGCAGATATTTATGTATTGCTGGTTTGGTAACGAAGTACAAGTCAAG AGTATCAACGTCCCTTACGCTGTTTTTCAATCGGATTGGACTGGTTTACCTCAAGAgacaaagaagaaattaatttttttcactatgAACTTGATGAAACCTGTAAAACTGTCCGCCCTGAATCTGTTTTACCTTTCGCTGGAGACATTCATGAGA attCTTAAAACTGCTTGGTCTTATTTCACACTGTTGAATCAGGTAAATTCACAGACTTAG
- the LOC138131914 gene encoding uncharacterized protein: MDKYDWKANIKMNILMLHVCGLWPSGDETYKPGLYALQATILLTVFLMGQIFFQVVNIYFIRDNLEALTGTIYVLLLEILVVFKVYYLIKNMEMLKQVLKVLETDLFQPKTAQQRALIDTDIFFWRVIYKTVLTMSYGYNLFCVLFPFLDKTAEEKRLPFLAWYPYNTKISPIYEITFIHQMASVLFITTVHVNIDTLVAAINLFNGSQFDILCDNLRNLHNLTGPGDINDKLINCIEHHKQILS; this comes from the exons atggATAAATACGACTGGAAGGCCAACATCAAGATGAACATCTTGATGCTGCACGTTTGCGGATTGTGGCCAAGTGGCGACGAAACTTACAAACCTGGACTTTACGCCCTGCAGGCTACCATCCTACTCACTGTATTCCTGATGGGACAGATCTTCTTTCAAGTGGTCAACATCTACTTCATCCGTGACAACCTAGAGGCCCTCACTGGAACCATCTACGTCCTCCTGCTTGAAATTCTGGTGGTCTTCAAGGTGTACTATTTAATCAAGAACATGGAAATGTTGAAGCAAGTGTTGAAAGTCTTGGAGACCGATTTGTTCCAACCGAAAACAGCCCAACAGAGAGCTCTAATAGACACCGACATATTCTTTTGGAGAGTGATCTACAAGACGGTGTTGACCATGTCTTACGGTTACAACTTGTTTTGTGTTCTGTTTCCTTTTTTGGACAAGACAGCCGAAGAGAAGCGTCTCCCGTTCTTGGCTTGGTACCCGTACAATACCAAAATATCTCCCATTTACGAAATCACTTTCATACACCAGATGGCTAGtgtgttatttattaccacgGTTCATGTCAACATTGACACCTTGGTGGCTGCCATCAACTTGTTCAATGGCAGTCAGTTTGATATTCTTTGTGACAATTTAAGAAATCTTCACAATCTGACTGGTCCCGGTGACATAAATGATAAACTGATCAACTGTATTGAGCATCACAAGCAAATTTTGAG CTAG
- the LOC138135501 gene encoding odorant receptor Or1-like yields MDKYDWKVNIKMNIRTLRVLGLWPKGDETYNLDLYALHAAILLTVFQLGHIFFQVVNVYFILDNFEAIIGTIYILLVEMLGNFKIYYLIKNMRKLKQLLKILETDIFQPKTVEQKAAIDASVFFWKVIYQTLLIMCCGCNLFWALFPLLDKSTGERRLPFLAWYPYNTQISPLYEITYVYQIVSVGVITTIHVNIDALLAAINLFNGSQFDILCDNLRNLHNLAVSGGINDKLIYCIEHHKQTLSYAKKCNDFLNLILFIHFFVSGTSIGFSMFELTLVVPFSNEYFAFLTYGFAMTVQIFMYCWFGNEVEVKSRNIPYAAFECEWTDFPEDVKKKLLFFIMRVQRPVKLSAFSVIFLSLDTFMRIMKASWSYFALLHQVSAKK; encoded by the exons ATGGATAAATACGACTGGAAAGTCAACATCAAGATGAACATACGGACCTTGCGGGTCTTGGGATTGTGGCCCAAGGGCGACGAAACCTACAATCTCGATCTTTACGCCCTCCATGCCGCCATTCTGCTCACTGTTTTCCAGTTGGGCCACATATTCTTTCAAGTGGTCAACGTCTACTTCATTCTTGACAACTTCGAGGCCATCATTGGAACCATCTACATCCTCCTGGTCGAAATGCTGGGGAACTTCAAGATATACTATTTGATCAAGAACATGAGGAAGCTGAAGCAACTGTTGAAAATCTTGGAAACTGATATATTCCAACCGAAAACAGTCGAACAGAAAGCTGCGATAGATGCGAGTGTTTTCTTTTGGAAAGTGATCTATCAAACGCTCTTGATCATGTGTTGCGGTTGCAACCTGTTCTGGGCGTTGTTTCCTCTTTTGGACAAGTCCACTGGTGAGAGGCGCCTCCCGTTCTTGGCTTGGTACCCCTACAACACCCAAATTTCGCCGCTGTACGAGATCACCTACGTCTACCAGATTGTCAGTGTTGGAGTTATCACCACCATTCATGTGAACATAGATGCTTTGCTGGCTGCCATCAATTTGTTCAATGGCAGCCAGTTTGACATTCTTTGCGACAATCTAAGAAATCTTCACAATTTGGCTGTTTCTGGTGGCATCAACGACAAACTTATCTATTGTATTGAGCATCACAAGCAAACTTTGAG CTATGCCAAAAAATGCAACGACTTCttgaatttgattttatttatccaCTTTTTTGTAAGCGGAACTTCAATCGGCTTTTCAATGTTTGAGTTGACTTTG GTGGTTCCATTTTCTAACGAGTACTTTGCATTCTTGACTTATGGATTTGCAATGACGGTCCAGATATTTATGTATTGTTGGTTCGGGAATGAAGTGGAAGTTAAG AGCCGAAATATTCCTTATGCTGCGTTTGAATGCGAGTGGACAGATTTTCCCGAAGATGTCAAGAAGAAGTTGTTATTCTTTATAATGAGGGTACAAAGACCAGTGAAACTGTCCGCATTTAGTGTGATTTTTCTTTCGCTGGACACTTTCATGAGG ATTATGAAAGCTTCTTGGTCTTATTTTGCCCTTCTTCACCAAGTTAGTGCAAAGAAATAA